GATTTGTTGTACTTTTCTTGCAGCTTCTTGATTGGGATCAACCCTGCTGCTTTCTTCCAATAAACTGAAAACGAAGCAGATGGATGTTTAATCTGCACGGCGGCATGCTCAGGACAGGTTCATGTAGGAAACATCACATGAACTTTTACTCACACAAGTCGCAATGTCTGATTGGTCGGAAGCTAGTAGATTTTCTTTCGAAGCTGAAAAAGAAGAGGAGTCTTTGTATGAGTCCTGTCTATGAGACGAAGTGCAATTATATCGCATGAATAATATTTTTCCTGAAGGTCTTAAGTTTGAATAATGTCCTGATGTCATGTGCTCTACTAAAGCGAATCATAGCAAATTTAAAATCAGGGGGGGTCAATTTATCCAATCTGAGTTATATTCAGCACAGGATTTAGATAAACAAAATGTTGATTACCATAAGCTACTAAATAAATTGGGTCCTGTATGAACATCGACCAGCACCTGTAAAATAGCGAAACAAATTAAAATTTGGGCACCTTTGGAGAGTATAAATCACAATTGGGCTCAAGTATACCACTTACCAAACATTAATATCTTATAATCTGATCTGAAACCCACAAACTAACTAGCCTGCACATGCTGTTCTGGGGATGAAAGACAAGCCATGTGTAGAAAATTAGAACTATCAGCAACACAAAGAGGATGAAGATAACATAAACAACGAATACTATATAAAGCAAAACTTATCATTGAGCAAGTCATAAAAATTAACTGAAAGCAAAAACGCTGCAAGTCTGCAAGATTGGTTCCTCAGCTTAAAGGCAGAGACCTAAGATATATGATCAAATATCATACGATAGCTAAAGGATTGGAATAATAAAAATTCTAAAACTTGAAAGCAGCCTTCTTTGATTTCTTATCTTTTTCCTGCATCTTCCGTTTCCTCTTCTTTGCATTCTCAGCAACCATGTCACTGAAATCTTCCTGCTTATTACGGAGCTTCTCCTCCTCCCTGGCTTCCTCGTACTTGGCTGGTAGAACATTCTCCATACCTTCCAACTCTTCTGGGTTAAGTGacacttcaactccatctgatcttTGACCTCTATGTAAACCAACACTTTTCACTGCTGGCTTGACTTGTGTAGCATCACTTACCTCATAGATATGACTTGTACCAAGAAGGGTCCCTGGAGCTATCTTGGCTTCCTTCTGCTCAAGCACTTGGTAGAGAGGCTTTTGAGAATCTTTCCACTGCTGCTTGCGTAGGTCAATAACATCTGGTGTCTCAATACCAGTAGGAGTGCTTGATAAACTATCCACCGACTTGATGCCATCTTCTACTGCATTATCATCTGGAACTTCcacttcctcttcctcttcctccaCTTCTTCCTCCTCAGGCTCAAAGTCTCCCCAATGTTTAGTTTTATCTTCTGCTTCCTCCTCGTAGTTTGGTTGTTCTGGTTGCAGACCAAATACATCTCCATACAAAGGACAGCCGTTGTGGTCAACAGGTGGTTTGCCCCAGCCTCCAGTATGATAACCAAATAAAGCTCCACGCGGAATAGGAGCATTTAGTCCAGGAATTTTCAAATGTGGATAAGAGGGGGGAGGACCATGTCTCTGCATATTAAGGAGCCACGGAGGCGGAAGACCTTTTTCCATTCCAAGTGCTTCTTTCAGTTCTTGTGACAGCATTCCCGGCTTCCTCTCCTTCAGTTTAACCTCAAACTCTTTTCCTTCATAATACAGATCACCGTGTAATGTAAAGGGCGGTTTTTTCATGTGCTTAAAGAAGGCGTCATGGAGAACCTCGTAATCAATGTCCATTTTCCCCTTCTTACCTTGCACCCTATCACGTTGCTTCTGTTTAAGTTTCTTGTTTTCCTCCTTTTCAATATAGGCTTGTCTAAGTTTAGCAATGCCTGTCTCCGCAATGTAATCAGGTAATTCATAAGGTTTCTTGTCCATACCGCGCTTTCCCTGCAAAAACTTCCTTTTCTGACTCCAATGCCTAGGTACAGGAACAGTATTCCGATAAGATTTCAGATAAACCAGCAACTTAGGATCCGGTGCAGTGGCATCCCAAACCTCAACTACATGAGGCCTGGAACTAATCTTTTTCAACTCACCAATTTTCATCCTACGCTGAAGCTTTTTCTGTTTATTCGAAACACAAACAGCCTTCTCTTTTCCAACCTTctcctcttcttcatcatcagaatcatctttcttcttgacagTTTTCTCAACGTCCGCCTCGTCTTTCTTCACATCTTCCTCCGCAGCAACAGACTTAACGAAACTAAATTTTTCAAAAACCTTCCTAAACTCGTCATCCATAACTCCGTCGAGATTAGCCTGATCAGGAACATACTCAACTTCAACGGCCTCAAAGGCCGCTGGAGAATCAGAATTCTCCTCGGCCTTATCAATGACAGTGGATGCATCACTTTCATCTCCGGTAGATGCATCAGCTACCTTTTTCTTCTTCTGATTTCGACGCTTCCTGCTTCGCTTACTCTCCCGCAGCTTTTTCGCAGGCGTTGCCAAACCGCCATTAAGCAATTCTGATGTCATAGTTGTATAAAATTAGTCCCTGTTCCAATTATCTGACGACAATATATATTTTTGCACAGAAGAATCAAAGAGAGATACAATTGTAACAAGATTCGATCAATACCTGAATTTAGAGGCGGCGGCTGAACACAAGCGTATTAGTAGAATTTTAGAACCCTAAAATATTTGAGAGCTTAAAATTTGTAGGATACAATGAGAGGGTGGACGACCATTTATATAGAGTTTGGAAGATTTCAGATTCGATTAAAATTAGGATACCTTGGACCCCAAGTAACATCCAATTTAATTGAATATATATATTATCCGATTTCGATAAAAATTCTGATACCTTGAAGCCAGGTAACATCCAATATATACTATATCTATCTATCTAATTGAACACCCTCTGTTTGGTAGTCGGTTGCTCGGTACTCGGTACAGTTATTTGGtacgacaaataacaaccgtcagatctaaagtCAGAAAGATGAGAACTATTTgatacaataataaaatattattatattaatattgaAACTACTCTCATGAATTCAGGGTTCGAACCTCGTTAacagcttattatatttaaacttttatattctttattttaataatttctaCAGGTTCAGAGCTCGGATCCcgtgaacaacatattatattatattttttattttcagtcaagtcttaaattattataaaacatatattgttataacttattatattcttcaatttatttttcaactattaaaaattatattataaaatatattattaaaaactatAGAGTGTTAAAAGCAATCCGTGCATCGCACAGGTTATAGGCTAGTATATTATTATAACCAGAACGCACTTTATTTGGTAGTCGATTGTCCGTTGTTTGGTACGACAAACAACAACCATCAGATCTAAAGTCAGATAGATGAGAACCGTtggatgcaataataaaatattattatattaatatttaaattgcTCTCATGGATTCAGGGTTCGAACTCCGTCAACATCTTATTATATTTGaacttttatattttttattttaacaatttctagAGGTTCAGGTCTCGAGTCCcgtgaacaacatattatattataatatttattttcagttaagtctcaaattatcacaaaatatttattattataacttattatgtttttcaatttatttttcaactattgaaaccatatatcaaaatataataattttaaaatatagttatattattaaaaatcattCAAGTGTTAAAAGCAGTCCGTGCATCACACACGTAATAGACTAATATAattgaaaatataaatttcgGTTTCGATCAAGATTTTGAGAAATATGAAAACTTACGATGGCCAAAATAGTGTGGGGCAATGTTCACATACTAAacactaaaatttatatataattttgatatattttGATTGATACGATTGTTATAAATGCAGtgataaattattataaaaaagtgtaaactaattaaaaaataaaatcaaatttataGAATTATGTGTTTAACATGTAGTAATGAACACACCACTGAAGAATCGATGTCTAAATTCTAAACCTCATGTTCTGAGACCGAGTGTAACTAAAACGGACTCGTATTAAGGCCTTGTTTAGTTAAATCTTCCTGAGTACTTAGGTTACTCCAAAATGTAGTAACAGTTACATACGACAATAATGTTCATCTGGAGTTACGTACTACCTTACTCTTTTTTTTATTCAGCATTATAAAATTCTCTATTTTTATTGAAAGAATttttttcttctttatcatcaaTTATTTAAACTTTTTAATTTTCTTGTAGTAAAATAGttttgtatattttattttttatttataattatattatgggttttttttattttttcatcataattcattgttcaaAAGTACTTTTCTATAAAAagtttatgttagatatatttatttaatatggcatatttatgtttttattttctATGTAgcaattttataatatttatattcagttttatatatatttgtatgtcagtataattaataataatattaaatataaaactTCTAATATGTAATTTTAAGAAAAGTGACAATAAAATTAAATTGAATAATGAACCAAACACATATTTTTGATTATCCAAGAAACTATTATGTTGTAATTTTATTCCAGGAATACCTTAATTCGAGTATAACTGCAAAATGCGTATAACCAAATGAGGTCTAGGTATTCCGCCCTGTGTTAGCCCAACAGGATATTAAAAGAAGGTATTATTATATTATTCATTGTTTAATtgtaattattattatttaaatataattattattctatattaataataaatttaatgAAATTCTATTATAAAATTAAGGATTTTTTATGTTTCTCTATATAAGAATATAAGAGGGGTTTTCTTAAAAAAGGCCATATTAAACATACTAGAATACAAAGTATCGTTACACGCAGCGCGAAATTCTTTTTATAAatgatgtaattataatattATCAATCAATATTGATTAAGGGGTGATTAATACGGTAAATTGAAAATTATGAGTTAcattatatataaattttaatattgtATTTTGTATTTCATAAAATTTGTTATATGACAATTAAAATTAACACTTGCGAATGCTTTCTCGTGTGACAAAATGAGAGTCgcaaaatttaataattatttggCTTAAGTTATCAGTAAATCCGGCTTTCAATTGAAAAGAAACTCAATAAAAATATGTCAAAGTATTAAGTCTCGAGTCGTTATttaaatttcaagtaaaaatattgatCATAAATATAATTCAGTAAACATATATTTTGCAATTTGAATGTAATCTTTACgatcaaaaattataaatatttgatATAAGTTAAACCGATTTTAAAAAACCCGCCCCCGCCTCGTAACATATGTTCCATGTTTAATTATACTAACTTAAATCCGGGTGTAATGTACTGATTTtcgttaatatttaaaatttgttatttatcctgtcatattataatttttaaatatttataaaaatatataataattataaatttatataaaaatatataataattataaatttataacaAAAATTATAGGATAACATGATTTCTAGTTTAATAGGATAAAGAGATTATGtctagtagtttaataatttactattttaacaatttagtagtttagcgtatatataatattatttatttatttattaacaataaaataaattatggtcgtaatttagtagaataagtaTACTTATTTAAtagtttagcagatatataatactatttatttatttttttaataatcaaaattagggaataacaGTCTGATTTATCCTAGTATAGATTATTCATTCAGTCAGAACATATGCATGCGGCATTTGGGGCATTTGTTCGAAAGAGAGCACTATAAAGAACCCTTGATTTCATTGTAAAATTTCATCAAAAAttgttaaattttattttaaataatataaaatccGTTGTCAATGtaatataataattatatttgaatataataaaaagtttaataattgaaaattgaaaagaaaaattgattttaaatttggttATAATGTGGAATAATTTCGGATAAGTGTGACCTATGATTTTACTGCAGAaccactttaaactattttattaaattttaattattttttaaataaaaaattataaaacttcATTTTTaagttggtaaataaaatttataattatataaaatgaaaaatgaaataaattatgtatttatattttttaaattactGTTATCAACGAAGGGAGTTCCTATATAAGCCACCCCTGGGGTGTTTGGATAGTAGTTAACGAGGCTGGTTAACGAAAATCGGAATTTTAATCCCATATTATTGTGTTTGGACTTTGgattaataatttcataattgAGAATGAGAACATGATTTTTATTAGATGATTAAATCATACACTTTTTACCCATTTATACCATTTCATATTCATTTCCATTAAACCTCATTCCTATAAACCTTATTCCAGTTTTCCAATCTCATTCCCCTTGTCAATCCAAACGCCCCCAACATAAATAGATTCGCAAAGAGATCAGTAGTACGCCCAGATAGATTGGAACTTGTAGCAAGTCCATCATATCAAACTTCAAATTATTTCTTGAAGTAAAATATCAAGCACTAGCAAGCAGCTTTAGTCAGATGAGAAGCACCACGTCACGAGGTGAGTTTTGTGACTCAGCACATGTTAGGCATAGAGAATATTAAATTACGTTGATTGCTAGTAGTTAAGAATTTAAACATTGCACACTTGACCACCAAGTCAAATTAACAACAGCAACAAGACTTCACAACAGAATCGAATTTATGACAGACAGTGTCGAATATGATGGATACAAAGGCTTTACAACAGTCAAAACGGAAGACAAAGAAAGGAGGATTCTTCATCAATATCAATTTCGGAATCCCCAAACTACACAAAATCTAAGAAGATATACAGAGGACAGTAGTCATGTGATCTACCAAGTACTCAAGATGCTACATATGCCATTAAATGG
This sequence is a window from Apium graveolens cultivar Ventura chromosome 9, ASM990537v1, whole genome shotgun sequence. Protein-coding genes within it:
- the LOC141683128 gene encoding uncharacterized protein LOC141683128, yielding MDDEFRKVFEKFSFVKSVAAEEDVKKDEADVEKTVKKKDDSDDEEEEKVGKEKAVCVSNKQKKLQRRMKIGELKKISSRPHVVEVWDATAPDPKLLVYLKSYRNTVPVPRHWSQKRKFLQGKRGMDKKPYELPDYIAETGIAKLRQAYIEKEENKKLKQKQRDRVQGKKGKMDIDYEVLHDAFFKHMKKPPFTLHGDLYYEGKEFEVKLKERKPGMLSQELKEALGMEKGLPPPWLLNMQRHGPPPSYPHLKIPGLNAPIPRGALFGYHTGGWGKPPVDHNGCPLYGDVFGLQPEQPNYEEEAEDKTKHWGDFEPEEEEVEEEEEEVEVPDDNAVEDGIKSVDSLSSTPTGIETPDVIDLRKQQWKDSQKPLYQVLEQKEAKIAPGTLLGTSHIYEVSDATQVKPAVKSVGLHRGQRSDGVEVSLNPEELEGMENVLPAKYEEAREEEKLRNKQEDFSDMVAENAKKRKRKMQEKDKKSKKAAFKF